The Paenibacillus spongiae nucleotide sequence AATTAACGCGGCGAATGTGCTCATAAAGTTTGACGTGGATGCAAGGACAGAAACTATGATCCGTACGCCGGAAATTCCCGCAGACGATGCGATCTCGTATATCGCCCAGAATCCTGCGGACGGGAACGAGGTCGTCGTGACGACATTCTCCAAGATGATCTATTTGACCAAAGATGGCGGGGGAAAATGGTCCACGATTGCGGATCAAGGCAATACGAGCAATGAAGCTTAGTTAGCATCGGCCGATCCGCGGCTGTAAGACCGAAAAACGGTCTTACAACAGGGCGCTCGCCGCGGGCGGAGTCTGTAACGCCGTTTTTGGTCGTTACAGCGCCCGAATGAGGAGCCTGCGTCTCCGATCCATGGCTGTAAGACACCTGGAGAGCAAGCGGCCGTCTGACGGATCCCGACAGGCCGCAATAAACCCAAACTAAAAAGGCTGAACAGGGTTGGAGATCCTGTTCAGCCTTTTTTTACACAGCGCCCCGCTGATTACGAGACCGATTCTTTCTTGCCTCCGCTCTTCGTTTTGCGGGACCGGGCAGCTTTGGGCGGTGCACCATCCGGGTCGGAAGAGCCCGCCGCTGGGGCGTCGCCTCCAGCTTCCTGCGGACTTCCGGCTGCAGGACTGCCGCCGGCTGCACCGGTATCCAGGCTTCCAGGCGCTTCAGGCGAGACACGGACCGCCTCGAGGCTTGCTTGGAGGGCGGCCATCAGGTCAAGCACGTTCGTCCGCTGCACTTCAGGAGCGACCTTAATTTCTTCGCCGGCAATTTTATGCTGAATGAGATCGAGCAGACGGCCGCGATAATCATCCGTATATTTGTCCGGCTCGAACGGTGTGGACAGCTGCTCGATAAGCATCCGCGCCATAGTCAGCTCTTTATCGTTAACGGTAACGGATTCCGGCAAGCCGGGCACCTGCTGAACGGGGCGGATCTCATCCGGATAGAAGATCGTCTCCATCGCCAGGCAGTCGTCGATTACCCTGATCGCTGCCAGCGAGCTCTTGGAGCGGATCGATATCTTGGCAATACCGATCCGGCCGGATTGGCGCATAGCCTCAAGCAGCAAATTATAGGCATTGCCGCCTGCCTGATCGGGAGAGAGGTAGTATGTTTTCTGAAAATAAATCGGGTCGATTTCGTTCAAATCGACGAAATCCAAAATCCGAATCGTTTTCGTGGCATCGTCAGTCAGCTGCTCAAGCTCATCTTTTTCGAACAGCACGAAGTGGCCTTTCTCATATTCATAGCCTTTGATGATGGCATCCCAATCGATCTCGGTTTCGCAGGTTTGACATTTGCGGACATAAGATACAGGGCTCCCGCAATCGCGGTGAATGAGCCGCATGGAGATATCTTTATCCTCCGTAGCGGAGAACATCTTGACCGGCACATG carries:
- the ku gene encoding non-homologous end joining protein Ku; amino-acid sequence: MHTVWKGAISFGLVHVPVKMFSATEDKDISMRLIHRDCGSPVSYVRKCQTCETEIDWDAIIKGYEYEKGHFVLFEKDELEQLTDDATKTIRILDFVDLNEIDPIYFQKTYYLSPDQAGGNAYNLLLEAMRQSGRIGIAKISIRSKSSLAAIRVIDDCLAMETIFYPDEIRPVQQVPGLPESVTVNDKELTMARMLIEQLSTPFEPDKYTDDYRGRLLDLIQHKIAGEEIKVAPEVQRTNVLDLMAALQASLEAVRVSPEAPGSLDTGAAGGSPAAGSPQEAGGDAPAAGSSDPDGAPPKAARSRKTKSGGKKESVS